ACCGGATGCGCCTCGCCCGCCGGTGCCAGCCTTGACTCGGAGACTGACGCGGCGCTTGTGCTGGTTCTGTCATTCGCAACGGCGGCAACAGTCGGTCCTTGGACGCTCGCCACCGGCCTCATGCGCTACGTGTTTGTTGCCGCCGGCTGGTTCCGGCCCGCGCTGCGCGGTCCCCTTCAAGAGAGCCGGATCCGGAAAATCATCGGCGCCTTCCAGCCCTTCGCATTGCTGCTTGCTTTGACGCCCGGCGTCCCCGCCACGGCAGGGATGGCGGCCGCCGCTGTGGCTCTCGCGACACTTGTGTGGTCTTTCCTCCGCGACGTCCAGGAGCTTGAGCGGCTCCACCGGACACGTGCCGCGCTGCCGGCCGAGACTGCAGTCTCGAATTGACGCGAAGCATCCCTGTCCGTGAGTTCTAGGGATCTTCGCAACACCTGATGCTTTCAGGAGTGTTTGATGTTCGAGATCCGCAGCGACAGGACAGGCCAGGGGTCGGTGAAACTGACCGCCGAACGGCAGAAGTACTTCGAGCTGATCAGCCAAGGCGTGAGCAACAACAGGGCATGCGCTATCGTCGGCGTCCGCGAACGGACCGGCCGGGTCTGGAGGGCTGGGAAACCCAAGGACCCGCGGGCCGGGCTTAGGTCCCGGGCGGGGCGGCGACCGAGAGAATTGCTCATGCCACGTCTCCCCGGCCCCGCCGGATCCCGCTTCCTGGATCTTCAAGAACGCATCACGATTTTCACCATGCTGGAGAACAAGCAGGGCATCAGAACCATAGCCCGCGCCTTGGAGCGGTCCTCGTCGACAATTTCACGGGAGGTTCACCGGAGATCTCTGACGTGGGACCAAGGTTTGAACTGGCGAGGCACAAGGACATCAGCCGGGCCACCGGGATGGCCGTGTACTTTTGCGATCCAGCCAGTCCTTGGCAGCGAGGCTCCAACGAGAACACCAACGGCCTGCTCCGCCAATACCTCCCAAAGGATCGAACCTTTCCCTCCATAGTCTGGCCGATCTCCAAGACGCTGTACAACGGCTCACCAACCGGCCCCGCAAATCGCTCGGCTGGGAAACACTGGCCGAGCGACTGGCCAAATTTCGTCCGGAGGTGGTCAAACACCGGAGTCCCTTGGCTTATTGCGGATGCCAATCAGGCTCACACAATCTACCGTCAAGCTATTGCCCCGGGGCCGGAGCACTTGAAGCTCCCCGGACGTCCGAAATACTCACAGGAACGTCCGGATAGCTCCGACGTCCTATGCGCGGCCGGGGTCCCGATCTGAATTTTCTCTTCTTGTTCGCTCTACGTCGGCGGCGCTCTCTGCTTGCCCTCGGGCAGCAAGTCCTGCCACGACGCCGTCGATATCGGTGTCGGGTCGGTTCTGGCTGAGTTTGGTCTTCGCTTCGATCCTTGTGATGAGTAGTTCGACGCCCACGATGGCGCGTAGCTGGCCGGAGATATAGCGCTCCGGTGCATCCTCCACGGTCCAGGGCCGATCTGAATGGGCTTCGTTGAGATCGGTCAGCCGCCTGACGTGATTGCCGAGCCAGGCCGCGTCGTCGTGGAGGACGAGATTGCCGTAGACATGGGCTGTGGAGTAGTTCCAGGTCGGTACGACGCGTCCGTGTTCGGCCTTCGATGCGTACCAGGAGGGCGAGACGTAGGCGTCCGCACCTTGGATGATGACGAGTGATTCTCCGGTCGCGGGTTCCGACCACTGGGCGTTGTTTCGGGCGAGGTGTCCGTGCAGTGCGCCGTGGTCACCTATCAAGGGATCGTAGATGAAGGGCAGGAGGGTGGCGAGCAGGCCCTGCGAGGTCATGGTGACCAGATTGGCTGCGGCTGCCCGGGTGAGGAGGTCATGGATTGCGTCGGGGCCGGCTGCGAAGTGCGCTGGGATGTACATGGGGCTCTTCCTTTCTTGGATGAAGGATCTTCGTGGTCCGTGAATCGTCAGGGATTCCGTGTCGCGGGCGGCGGGTTGAGTCGCACGCGAACCGCGATGCCGGCGCATAGGATGACGGCGAGGCCGCCGATGATGGTGGTCCAGGTCAGGGCCTCACCCAGCAGGAGTCCGGCCCAGCAGATGCTCAGCACGGGCTGGATGAGTTGGATCTGGCTGACCTGGGCCATGGGGCCGATGGCAAGGCCGCGGTACCAGGCGAAGAAACCGAGGAACATGCTGACGAGGCCGAGGTAGGCAAAGGCGGCCCACTGGACCGGCGTGCCTGACAGTGGCTGCTGAGCCATGGAGAGCGCTGTCAGGAAGACCATCAGGGGCGATGCGAGGACGAGTGCCCAGGACACGGTCTGCCACGCACCGAGCTCGCGTGCAAGCAGGCCACCTTCCGCGTATCCGATGGCCGCGGCAACGACAGCGCCGAGGAGCAGCAGGTCCGCCCAGTGCAGCTGCCCGAAACCACCGGACTGCGCGAAGGCGAAAGTGATCGCCGCCAGCGCGCCCACGCCTGTCACGATCCAGAAAGCTACCGGTGGATGCTCGCGGCCGCGGAGCACTGCCGCCGTTGCCGTCGCGGCAGGGAGCAGTGCGATGACGACGGCACCGTGACTGGCGGGCGCGGTAGTAAGCGCGAACGAGGTGAGCAGCGGGAAGCCGACAACGATCCCTCCGGCGACCACTGCGAGCCGCGCCCACTGTGCGCCTTGAGGAAGGCGCTGCCGGGTGAGAGCGAGGGCGAATGCGGCGAGAACTGTCGCTACGACCGCACGGGCCGACCCGATGAACAAGGGCGACAGGCCCCCGACTGCCACACGAGTGAAGGGAACAGTGAACGAGAACGCCGCTACTCCAAGGAGGCCCCACCACAGGCCGGTGGCTGAACGGGACGGTATCACTGGGCGAATAAGCGTAGTAGCGCT
This genomic interval from Micrococcaceae bacterium Sec5.7 contains the following:
- a CDS encoding DMT family transporter — its product is MRDNSSATTLIRPVIPSRSATGLWWGLLGVAAFSFTVPFTRVAVGGLSPLFIGSARAVVATVLAAFALALTRQRLPQGAQWARLAVVAGGIVVGFPLLTSFALTTAPASHGAVVIALLPAATATAAVLRGREHPPVAFWIVTGVGALAAITFAFAQSGGFGQLHWADLLLLGAVVAAAIGYAEGGLLARELGAWQTVSWALVLASPLMVFLTALSMAQQPLSGTPVQWAAFAYLGLVSMFLGFFAWYRGLAIGPMAQVSQIQLIQPVLSICWAGLLLGEALTWTTIIGGLAVILCAGIAVRVRLNPPPATRNP
- a CDS encoding CDP-alcohol phosphatidyltransferase family protein; amino-acid sequence: MTGRRAAADVATAMAAFLAAGIWLSGVSLPADEHPYLAVSAGAAIIGQAAASILRRKPRLSTPADRVTLVRAVVVACCATLIVPGLLGGRTPEPLLVLLGTAAFLLDAVDGKVARWTGCASPAGASLDSETDAALVLVLSFATAATVGPWTLATGLMRYVFVAAGWFRPALRGPLQESRIRKIIGAFQPFALLLALTPGVPATAGMAAAAVALATLVWSFLRDVQELERLHRTRAALPAETAVSN
- a CDS encoding FMN-binding negative transcriptional regulator — translated: MYIPAHFAAGPDAIHDLLTRAAAANLVTMTSQGLLATLLPFIYDPLIGDHGALHGHLARNNAQWSEPATGESLVIIQGADAYVSPSWYASKAEHGRVVPTWNYSTAHVYGNLVLHDDAAWLGNHVRRLTDLNEAHSDRPWTVEDAPERYISGQLRAIVGVELLITRIEAKTKLSQNRPDTDIDGVVAGLAARGQAESAADVERTRRENSDRDPGRA